In Deltaproteobacteria bacterium, the DNA window GCAGATCCAGTCCCTCGACGATCTTCTCCGTGCCGACGGCCTTTACGACAGCCCCTCCGCCGACCCCGATCTTTATGTCGATCAGGCCTTTTTGTTCCAGAACTCTCAGGGCCTCCCGAATGGTGCCCCGGCTGGTCTCGAACATCTCCTTCAGTTTCATCTCAGAAGGCAGCATGTCGCCGGCCTTGAGACTTCCGTCCAGGATGGCGCCCTGAATCTGGTCCACAACGTGCTGGTAGATCCGGTTGGGTTTGGGTTTTTTGAACTTAAGGTCGGCCATGTCGCCTCTTTTCAGCCAGGCCTCGTTGCCTCGCAGGATGGCCCTTCAAGGGTTAAATTGTTAAACTGTTAGACGGTTCAACCCTTTAACCATCTAAAGAGAATATGTCAAGAAAAAATGTAGCCGAATGGGAGGATCAGGGAAGGCAGTTGGAATCGGTTCGGGGGCCAAGTGGTTAGAAAAGGGGGTGACAATGGGGTTAGGGGAATTGGAGGGTTACCGGGGCCTCTGGATGCCCATCTTTCTGATTCTGGCCTTGAGGGTTGTAGGTTTCACGCCCAGGAGTTCCGCTGCCCCGCCTGGTCCTGAAACCTTCCACCGACACAATTGAAGGGCGGCCAGAAGGTTTTTCTTTTCCAGTTGTTTCATCTCCACCTCAGTGAGGATCTCCGTCCCTTGAAGATTCACGGGTGCCGGGGCGGGCATGGAAAGTGCCCCATCTTTCGGACGTGCCGGCAGGTCGAACCGGAGGTGGCCCCTTTGAGAGATGATTAGCGCCCGTTCGATCACGTTCCGCAATTCCCGGACATTACCCGGCCAGTCGTATTCCTGGAGCTCAGCCAGGTTGGCCCTGGTCAATTTTGGTCGGGGAAGGTTCAATTTGCCGGATACCCGGTCCAGGAAATGCTCAGCCAACAAGGGAATATCCTCCTTGCGATAGCGAAGAGGCGGAATTTCAAGGGGAAATACGCTGATCCGGTAATAGAGATCCCTGCGGAAGTTTCCCTCTTCGACTTCTTTTTGGATGTCCTTGTTGGTGGCGGCAATGATTCGAACGTCAACCTTTCGAGTTCGTTCTTCTCCGATGCGCTCGTATTCTCCATCCTGGAGGACTCTCAGAAGTTTGGACTGGAGAGGGTAAGGGATTTCCCCCACCTCGTCGAGAAAAAGGGTGCCGCCGTCGGCCGCCTCGAATCGTCCCGCCCGTTCCTTCACGGCCCCGGTGAATGCCCCTTTTGTGTGCCCGAAGAACTCGCTTTCGTAAAGTTCGCTCGGGATGCTCGCGCAGTTGACCTTGATCAGGGGCCGGTCCCTCCGGAGACTGCGCCGGTGGATTTCCCGTGCAACCAATTCTTTTCCGGTCCCGGATTCTCCCAGGATGAGCACGGTGGTATCGGTGGGAGCCACCATTTCGATCTGCCGGAGGATCTTCAGGAGCGCGGGGCTTCGGCCGATGATGTCCCCGAATGCTCCGACCTCATCCAGTTCCTCCCGAAGATAGACATTTTCGAGTTCAAGCTGACTCCTCAGTCTTTCTATTTCCTGGTAGGCGCGGGCGTTGGCGATGGCGATCGCCGCATGATCCGCGACCATCCGTAACCATACACTCCCTTTTTTGACGAGTTCCGGAGGGATCCTGAAATAGATGCCCACCACCCCCAGCACCTCTCCCTTGTATAGCATGGGCTGACCCGCAAAACTGATTATTTCTTCTCCCAGGGCCCATGGATTGCGCTCGATCCACTCGGGATGCCGCCGGATGTCCACCACGCTTCCGGCCTCGCCCCTTGAGGCGATAAGGCCGATTTTGGTGACGCCGAGGGGCACTCGTGCGTACAGGCCGTCCAGCCGTGACCAGTTTTGGGGGTCATGTCGCAATGGCGTGCCCCGGCTGGCAACCAAGTGCAGGCAGTTCCGCCGCCCAGGGCATTCCTTTCCCATGGCGCACCGCTCGCACAAGTCCCCTTGCCTGATGAGCCAGATTCGCGCCAGGGCCACGTGGAGCCTCATAGCCATCCGCTCGACGATCATACGGAGAATGGAGTCCACGGAACGTTCCTGGGCCATTTCAAGAAGAAGGCCCTTTATGGACTCAAATTCCGGCTCGTAGTCTTTCTCGATTTTCATCCTCATGCCCCGAAAGTATGCAAAAATTTGCCTGCTATCAACAATTTTTTGAAAAATTCAAAATATTGTTATGCCCTCTTCAAGAGGGTCTTCACTGGATATCCCGGAAATTGGACTCAATCGGAGGCAGGGAAGTAAAGTGGACGGATGGAAATATCTCAATATCCGGGGTGGTGAATCCTGCACAAAATGGGAGACTTTAAGCATATATATCGGGTCGGCGGGGTGAAGGCGCACCGGACAGGGTGGACTCAGGAGCGGTTTGCAACTTGTCATGGTTTTCCATGCGGCCGGATTGGCATGGATATCGCTTATTGTCTTCTCCAAGTAATGTCTGATCCATAAATGAGAATTCTCTCATTTATGGATGGGCACGTCCTAACCTTTAGTATACACTGGAATTCAGGGGCCCCAGCCCATTTCCTGCCAAGGGCGGAGGAGAGAAAATGATCAATCGGAGACGTGAAAAGGCCAAATTCGGAGAATGCATCGACCCATATCCCACCCATCTTCTCAAGCGGGTGGATCGTCCCACCACCAAGATCCTGGACGATCAGGTCAAGCGGGTGGACGAGAGGGAGAGCGGATTCATGAGGGCAGGGCGGGGGGATTTCGGCGAACGGCTGAAAAAAGAATATTACCGGTTCGTTCAGAAACATCCCCTGTCAAACGCCCTGGTCCGGATGGGGTTTCACTTGCGAAAGGTCACGGACGGTGAGGTGGCCTCCGAGAAGGCACCGATTCCTTATGACGATCCCGTGCTCATGGCGGCCCATATCAAGGAGGTGGCATACTTTTTGAGGGCCGACCTGGTGGGGATTTGTGAACTGCCCCCTTATGCCGTGTACAGCCACGGTGCCTGGCATGGGGGATTCGAAATCGAACTCAATCACAAATACGCAATCGCCATCCTGATAGACCAGGATGTTCGAACAGAGGAGGCCTTCAACGGGCGGGACTGGATCAGCAACTCCATGAGCTTCCTGGCCTATTCCACCTCCGGATTCATCGCATGCATTCTGGCGGACTATATTCGCCAATTGGGTTTTCCGGCCCGGGCACACCACGCCCTTGATTACTATGTGGTCGTGCCGCCGATCCTTCTCTGGGCAGGGCTCGGGGAGATGTGCCGGATCGGCGACATCGTACTCAATCCCTTTTTGGGCCCGCGGTTCAAGGCGGCGGTCGTGACCACGGATCTCCCTCTTGCGGTGGACAAGCCCATTGACTTCGGGCTCCAGGATTTTTGCTCAAAGTGCGGGAAGTGCGCCCGGGAATGCCCTTCGGGGGCCATAAGCACAGGGGACAAGGTCATGCACAACGGCTACGAAAAGTGGCCCAACGATGTGGAGAAGTGTACGCACATGCGGGTCGGGAATAAATACGGGTCGGGGTGCGGAACGTGTGTCAAAGTTTGCCCCTGGAGCAAGCCCTGGACTCCGTTCCACCGTGCGGTCAACTGGACCATGAGGCACGTTCCTCCTGCCAGGCGATTCGGCATCTGGGGAGACGACCTCATGGGATACGAGAAACCGGAGGAAAGCAAGAAGTGGTGGTTCGACCTTGAGTGGGTGGACGGGAAGCTCCGCATTCCTCCGAAAAAGGGGGAGAAAGATCACGATTACCTTTAGCGTGCCCGGGAAGGGGAACGGCTTTAGGTAACGGGGTCGTTTCCCCCTTCAAGGTTTATCCGGGGACCATCAGGTAAGGATGTATTCCTTGACAGATCATTAGGGATCGGCTGAATAAAGCCTGATTTTACAGGAGGAACCCGATGATTATCACGGAAATACTGGCGAGAAACGCTCGGATGTATGGGGATGAGACCGCCCTGATCGAAAGGGAACCCGCTGTGGGCGGTAGGAGGGCGATCACATGGAAGGAATTTGACGAGACGGCCAACCGGGTTGCCGGCGCCCTCATGGCCGGAGGAGTCAGGAAAGGGGACAAGGTGGGACTGCTCATGACTAATTGCCTGGAATGGCTCCCCATCTATTTTGGAATCCTTCGGACAGGGGCCTGGGCGGTTCCGCTCAATTTCAGATTCACGGCGGAAGATATCCGGTACTGCATGGAGGTTGCTGAAGGGCGGGCGTTTATTTTCGGGCAGGAATTCATTGAGCGGATTGACGAAATCCGGGAAGATCTCGCCTTCGTGAAAGACTACCTGTATGTGGGTCCCCCGGAAAAGAGACCGAAATATGCGGTGAGTTATGAAGAGTTTTTGGAGAAAGGTTCTCCTTTGGATCCTGGGGTCCAGGTCTCTCTGCTGGACGAGGCGGCCCTCTACTTTACCTCCGGAACCACGGGCCAGCCAAAACCCATTCTCCTCACCCATAGGAACCTGGAAGCCGCCGCCGTGACTGAAAACCTGCACCACAAGCAGACCCATACGGATAACTTCCTTTGTATCCCTCCCCTCTACCATACGGGAGCCAAGATGCACTGGTTCGGCAATCTCATCGTGGGGGCCAAGGCCGTCATCATCAAAGGGGTCAAACCAGAGTGGGTCCTTAAGGTCATCTCCGAGGAACAGGTCACGGTGGTGCTTCTCATGGTGCCTTGGGCCCAGGACATCCTGGTGGCCTTGGAAAGGGGTGAAATCCGGCTGGAAGACTACAAGCTGGATCAGTGGCGTCTAATGCACTGCGGGGCCCAGCCCATTCCACCGGCCCTGATCCAGAACTGGAAGAGTTATTTCCCGGACCAGGACTATGATACAAATTACGGTCTGAGCGAATCCACGGGCCCCGGGCCCGTCCATCTCGGTATCGAAAACACCCACAAGGTGGGGGCGATCGGGCTCCCGGGATTTGACTGGGAGTGCAGGATCGTTGATGAGCATATGAATGATGTCAGGCCTGGAGAGGTGGGGGAGTTGCTGGTCAGGGGGCCGGGTGTCATGAAGGAGTATTACAAGA includes these proteins:
- a CDS encoding sigma 54-interacting transcriptional regulator → MKIEKDYEPEFESIKGLLLEMAQERSVDSILRMIVERMAMRLHVALARIWLIRQGDLCERCAMGKECPGRRNCLHLVASRGTPLRHDPQNWSRLDGLYARVPLGVTKIGLIASRGEAGSVVDIRRHPEWIERNPWALGEEIISFAGQPMLYKGEVLGVVGIYFRIPPELVKKGSVWLRMVADHAAIAIANARAYQEIERLRSQLELENVYLREELDEVGAFGDIIGRSPALLKILRQIEMVAPTDTTVLILGESGTGKELVAREIHRRSLRRDRPLIKVNCASIPSELYESEFFGHTKGAFTGAVKERAGRFEAADGGTLFLDEVGEIPYPLQSKLLRVLQDGEYERIGEERTRKVDVRIIAATNKDIQKEVEEGNFRRDLYYRISVFPLEIPPLRYRKEDIPLLAEHFLDRVSGKLNLPRPKLTRANLAELQEYDWPGNVRELRNVIERALIISQRGHLRFDLPARPKDGALSMPAPAPVNLQGTEILTEVEMKQLEKKNLLAALQLCRWKVSGPGGAAELLGVKPTTLKARIRKMGIQRPR
- a CDS encoding reductive dehalogenase translates to MINRRREKAKFGECIDPYPTHLLKRVDRPTTKILDDQVKRVDERESGFMRAGRGDFGERLKKEYYRFVQKHPLSNALVRMGFHLRKVTDGEVASEKAPIPYDDPVLMAAHIKEVAYFLRADLVGICELPPYAVYSHGAWHGGFEIELNHKYAIAILIDQDVRTEEAFNGRDWISNSMSFLAYSTSGFIACILADYIRQLGFPARAHHALDYYVVVPPILLWAGLGEMCRIGDIVLNPFLGPRFKAAVVTTDLPLAVDKPIDFGLQDFCSKCGKCARECPSGAISTGDKVMHNGYEKWPNDVEKCTHMRVGNKYGSGCGTCVKVCPWSKPWTPFHRAVNWTMRHVPPARRFGIWGDDLMGYEKPEESKKWWFDLEWVDGKLRIPPKKGEKDHDYL
- a CDS encoding AMP-binding protein — translated: MIITEILARNARMYGDETALIEREPAVGGRRAITWKEFDETANRVAGALMAGGVRKGDKVGLLMTNCLEWLPIYFGILRTGAWAVPLNFRFTAEDIRYCMEVAEGRAFIFGQEFIERIDEIREDLAFVKDYLYVGPPEKRPKYAVSYEEFLEKGSPLDPGVQVSLLDEAALYFTSGTTGQPKPILLTHRNLEAAAVTENLHHKQTHTDNFLCIPPLYHTGAKMHWFGNLIVGAKAVIIKGVKPEWVLKVISEEQVTVVLLMVPWAQDILVALERGEIRLEDYKLDQWRLMHCGAQPIPPALIQNWKSYFPDQDYDTNYGLSESTGPGPVHLGIENTHKVGAIGLPGFDWECRIVDEHMNDVRPGEVGELLVRGPGVMKEYYKNPEATEKALVDGWLLTGDMARYDEEGFIWLVDRKKDVVITGGENIFPVEIEDFLRLNAKVLDAAVIGIPDERLGEIAAAVIKVKPGKEMTEEEVREYCEALPRYKRPRVIIFGDVPRNPTGKIEKPKLRRKYREISAGVKK